The Streptomyces phaeolivaceus genome has a window encoding:
- the nuoH gene encoding NADH-quinone oxidoreductase subunit NuoH, whose translation MSPYYLAAEDLSMFGRDPWWLVVIKAVFCFAFLMITVLFSIVWERKVVAWMQLRIGPNRHGPWGMLQSLADGIKLMLKEDLIVKRADKVVYVLAPIVAAIPAFMAIAVIPFGPAGNEISILGQRTTMQLTDLPIAMLYILAVASVGIYGIVLAGWSSGSTYPLLGGLRSCAQMISYEIAMGAAFASVFLYSGSMSTSAIVEAQQDRWYIVLLPVSFVIYIVTMVGETNRAPFDMPESEGDLVGGFNTEYSSIKFAMFMLAEYVNMVTVSAVSVTLFLGGWRAPWPISTFWEGANHGWWPMLWFVVKVQLLLFFFIWLRGTLPRVRYDQLMKLGWKVLLPVSVVWLMLVATVRTLRNENYDFAEIALYVTGAVIVLFLLSVVADMFRDRREAQDQPVEPAGFDPMAGGFPVPPLPGQTLPPVPRRRPRRERELIVSGGSDTDSDGSSNGREASDG comes from the coding sequence ATGAGCCCGTACTACCTCGCCGCCGAAGACCTCTCGATGTTCGGCCGCGACCCCTGGTGGCTGGTCGTCATCAAGGCCGTCTTCTGCTTCGCCTTCCTGATGATCACCGTGCTGTTCTCCATCGTGTGGGAACGCAAGGTCGTCGCCTGGATGCAGCTGCGTATCGGCCCCAACCGGCACGGCCCCTGGGGCATGCTCCAGTCGCTCGCCGACGGCATCAAGCTGATGCTCAAGGAAGACCTCATCGTCAAACGCGCGGACAAGGTCGTCTACGTCCTCGCACCGATCGTCGCGGCCATCCCGGCGTTCATGGCGATCGCGGTGATCCCCTTCGGCCCGGCCGGCAACGAGATCTCGATCCTCGGTCAGCGCACCACGATGCAGCTCACCGACCTCCCGATCGCGATGCTCTACATCCTCGCGGTCGCCTCCGTCGGCATCTACGGCATCGTCCTGGCGGGCTGGAGCTCCGGCTCCACCTACCCGCTGCTCGGCGGCCTGCGCTCCTGCGCGCAGATGATCTCGTACGAGATCGCCATGGGCGCCGCGTTCGCCTCCGTCTTCCTCTACTCCGGGTCGATGTCGACCTCGGCGATCGTGGAGGCACAGCAGGACCGCTGGTACATCGTGCTGCTGCCGGTGTCGTTCGTGATCTACATCGTGACCATGGTCGGCGAGACCAACCGCGCCCCGTTCGACATGCCGGAGTCCGAGGGCGACCTCGTCGGCGGCTTCAACACCGAGTACTCGTCGATCAAGTTCGCGATGTTCATGCTCGCCGAGTACGTCAACATGGTGACCGTCTCCGCCGTGTCGGTGACGCTCTTCCTCGGCGGCTGGCGGGCCCCCTGGCCCATCAGCACCTTCTGGGAGGGCGCCAACCACGGCTGGTGGCCGATGCTCTGGTTCGTGGTGAAGGTGCAGCTGCTGCTGTTCTTCTTCATCTGGCTGCGCGGCACCCTCCCACGCGTCCGCTACGACCAGCTGATGAAGCTCGGCTGGAAGGTCCTCCTCCCCGTCTCCGTGGTCTGGCTGATGCTCGTCGCGACCGTACGGACCCTCAGGAACGAGAACTACGACTTCGCCGAGATCGCCCTGTACGTCACCGGCGCCGTCATCGTCCTGTTCCTGCTGTCCGTGGTCGCGGACATGTTCCGCGACCGGCGCGAGGCCCAGGACCAGCCCGTGGAACCGGCCGGGTTCGACCCGATGGCCGGTGGATTCCCCGTACCGCCCCTGCCCGGACAGACCCTCCCACCGGTGCCGCGCAGGCGTCCGCGCCGGGAGCGGGAGCTGATTGTCAGTGGTGGGTCCGATACTGACAGTGACGGATCTTCGAATGGGAGGGAGGCGTCCGATGGCTGA
- a CDS encoding NADH-quinone oxidoreductase subunit J, which translates to MSAQLAAYTTSTGEAFQFWVLGTIAVIGALCTVFMKKAVHSALCLAGTMVILAVFYLANGAYFLGVVQIVVYTGAIMMLFLFVVMLVGVTAADSLKETIKGQRWLALLCGLGFGILLIAGIGNASLTEFNGLGTANAGGNVEGLAALIFTDYVFAFELTGALLITAAVGAMVLTHRERTERAKTQRELAEERVRDGKHLPPLPAPGVYARHNAVDIPGLLPDGTPSDLTVSKTLRDRGQVRDVSAEALSDLKALEQRAEDRLERTNSGNGGNGGKSGNGGTRGEAAK; encoded by the coding sequence ATGAGCGCGCAGCTCGCCGCCTACACCACCTCCACCGGTGAGGCGTTCCAGTTCTGGGTGCTCGGCACGATCGCGGTGATCGGCGCCCTGTGCACCGTCTTCATGAAGAAGGCCGTGCACAGCGCGCTCTGCCTCGCCGGCACCATGGTGATCCTGGCGGTGTTCTACCTCGCCAACGGCGCCTACTTCCTGGGCGTCGTGCAGATCGTCGTCTACACCGGCGCGATCATGATGCTGTTCCTGTTCGTGGTGATGCTCGTCGGCGTCACCGCGGCGGACTCCCTGAAGGAGACCATCAAGGGCCAGCGCTGGCTGGCCCTCCTGTGCGGCCTCGGCTTCGGCATCCTGCTGATCGCGGGCATCGGCAACGCCTCGCTGACGGAGTTCAACGGCCTCGGCACGGCGAACGCGGGCGGCAATGTGGAGGGCCTCGCGGCCCTGATCTTCACCGACTACGTGTTCGCCTTCGAACTGACCGGCGCCCTCCTCATCACGGCCGCCGTCGGCGCGATGGTCCTCACCCACCGCGAGCGCACCGAGCGCGCCAAGACCCAGCGCGAGCTGGCCGAGGAGCGCGTACGCGACGGCAAGCACCTCCCGCCGCTGCCGGCTCCCGGTGTGTACGCCCGGCACAACGCGGTCGACATCCCGGGCCTGCTGCCCGACGGCACCCCGTCCGATCTGACCGTCAGCAAGACCCTGCGGGACCGGGGTCAGGTCCGTGACGTCTCGGCCGAGGCGCTGAGCGACCTCAAGGCCCTGGAACAGCGCGCCGAGGACCGCCTGGAGCGCACCAACAGCGGCAACGGCGGCAACGGCGGCAAGAGCGGCAACGGCGGCACGCGCGGGGAGGCAGCGAAGTGA
- the nuoI gene encoding NADH-quinone oxidoreductase subunit NuoI yields MAEEPKENKQGFQNPVAGFGVTFKAMFKKRLTEQYPEQQKTTAPRFHGRHQLNRHPDGLEKCVGCELCAWACPADAIYVEGADNTDEERYSPGERYGRVYQINYARCILCGLCIEACPTRALTMTNEFELADSSRANLIYTKEQLLAGLDEGMVDSPHSIFPGTDEQDYYRGLVTEAAPGTVRQVATSKGEKPEEEEAQA; encoded by the coding sequence ATGGCTGAGGAACCGAAAGAGAACAAGCAGGGGTTCCAGAACCCCGTCGCCGGCTTCGGCGTGACCTTCAAGGCCATGTTCAAGAAGCGGCTGACCGAGCAGTATCCGGAGCAGCAGAAGACCACGGCCCCGCGGTTCCACGGTCGGCACCAGCTCAACCGCCATCCGGACGGCCTGGAGAAGTGCGTCGGCTGCGAGCTGTGTGCCTGGGCGTGTCCCGCCGACGCCATCTATGTGGAGGGCGCCGACAACACGGACGAGGAGCGCTACTCCCCGGGCGAGCGGTACGGCCGCGTCTACCAGATCAACTACGCCCGCTGCATCCTGTGCGGCCTGTGCATCGAGGCGTGCCCCACGCGCGCGCTCACGATGACCAACGAGTTCGAACTCGCCGATTCCAGCCGCGCCAACCTCATCTACACCAAGGAGCAGCTGCTCGCCGGTCTCGACGAGGGCATGGTCGACTCGCCGCACTCGATCTTCCCCGGCACGGACGAACAGGACTACTACCGGGGCCTGGTCACCGAGGCCGCGCCCGGGACGGTGCGTCAGGTCGCCACCTCCAAGGGTGAGAAGCCGGAAGAAGAGGAGGCACAGGCATGA
- the nuoF gene encoding NADH-quinone oxidoreductase subunit NuoF — protein sequence MMTLAPEIKGTSPEKLLAPVLSAFWDEDRPWSLDVYRRHEGYEGLRKALAMSPDDVIAYVKESGLRGRGGAGFPTGMKWQFIPQGDGKPHYLVVNADESEPGTCKDIPLLFANPHSLIEGIVIACYAIRSSHAFIYLRGEVVPVLRRLHEAVREAYEAGFLGENILGSGLDLQLTVHAGAGAYICGEETALLDSLEGRRGQPRLRPPFPAVEGLYACPTVVNNVESIASVPAIMQKGKEWFRSMGSEKSPGFTLYSLSGHVASPGQYEAPLGITLRQLLEMSGGMRPGHRLKFWTPGGSSTPMFTDEHLDVPLDYEGVGAAGSMLGTKALQCFDETTCVVRAVTRWTEFYAHESCGKCTPCREGTYWLVQLLRDIEAGKGVMSDLDKLNDIADNINGKSFCALGDGAASPIFSSLKYFRAEYEDHITGRGCPFDPARSTAWADKDKHAEVNA from the coding sequence GTGATGACGTTGGCACCCGAGATCAAGGGCACCAGCCCGGAGAAACTGCTCGCACCCGTGCTGTCGGCCTTCTGGGACGAGGACAGGCCATGGTCGCTCGACGTCTACCGAAGGCACGAGGGGTACGAGGGGCTGCGCAAGGCGCTGGCCATGTCACCGGACGACGTCATCGCGTACGTCAAGGAGTCCGGACTGCGGGGCCGCGGCGGCGCGGGATTCCCGACCGGAATGAAATGGCAGTTCATTCCCCAGGGTGATGGAAAACCACATTATCTAGTTGTCAACGCCGACGAGTCGGAGCCCGGAACGTGCAAGGACATTCCGCTCCTCTTCGCGAACCCGCATAGCCTCATCGAGGGCATTGTCATCGCCTGTTATGCCATCAGGTCTTCGCATGCCTTCATCTATCTGCGTGGTGAAGTCGTCCCGGTACTGCGGCGGTTGCACGAGGCCGTACGCGAGGCGTACGAGGCGGGCTTCCTCGGCGAGAACATCCTGGGCAGCGGACTCGACCTCCAGCTCACCGTGCACGCCGGCGCCGGCGCGTACATCTGTGGTGAGGAGACCGCGTTGCTGGACTCGCTCGAAGGCCGCCGTGGCCAACCGCGGCTGCGTCCCCCCTTCCCTGCCGTCGAGGGCCTCTACGCGTGCCCGACTGTCGTGAATAACGTCGAATCCATCGCGTCAGTTCCCGCGATCATGCAAAAAGGCAAGGAATGGTTCAGGTCGATGGGGAGCGAGAAGTCCCCCGGCTTCACGCTCTACTCCCTCAGCGGCCATGTCGCGAGCCCCGGTCAGTACGAGGCGCCGCTCGGCATCACCCTCCGCCAACTCCTGGAGATGAGCGGCGGAATGCGACCCGGGCATCGCCTCAAGTTCTGGACGCCGGGCGGCTCCTCGACCCCGATGTTCACCGACGAGCACCTCGACGTCCCTCTTGACTACGAAGGAGTGGGCGCCGCGGGTTCCATGCTCGGCACGAAGGCACTCCAGTGCTTCGACGAGACCACCTGCGTCGTCCGGGCCGTCACCCGCTGGACCGAGTTCTACGCCCACGAGTCCTGCGGCAAGTGCACCCCCTGCCGTGAAGGCACCTACTGGCTCGTGCAGTTGCTGCGCGACATCGAGGCCGGCAAGGGCGTCATGAGCGACCTCGACAAGCTGAACGACATCGCCGACAACATCAACGGCAAGTCCTTCTGCGCCCTCGGCGACGGCGCCGCCTCGCCGATCTTCTCCTCCCTCAAGTACTTCCGCGCGGAGTACGAGGACCACATCACGGGCCGGGGCTGCCCCTTCGACCCGGCCAGGTCGACCGCCTGGGCCGACAAGGACAAGCACGCGGAGGTGAACGCATGA
- the nuoL gene encoding NADH-quinone oxidoreductase subunit L, with translation MENLIALLIAAPLLGAAVLLCGGRRLDAVGHLVGTVFAAASFVIGAVLFADMLGKDAEHREMGQYLFSWIPVEGFQADVAFQLDQLSMTFVLLITGVGSLIHVYSIGYMEHDERRRRFFGYLNLFLAAMLLLVLADNYLLLYVGWEGVGLASYLLIGFWQHKPSAATAAKKAFLVNRVGDVGLSIAIMLMFTTFGTFAFGPVLGAVGETSEGTLTAIALMLLLAACGKSAQVPLQSWLGDAMEGPTPVSALIHAATMVTAGVYLIVRSANIFNAAPDAQLVTTVVGAVTLLFGAIVGCAKDDIKKALAGSTMSQIGYMVLAAGLGPIGYVFAIMHLVTHGFFKAGLFLGAGSVMHGMNDEVDMRKYGGLRKYMPVTFVTFGLGYLAIIGFPGLSGFFSKDMIIEAAFAKGGTQGWILGGVALLGAAITAFYMTRVMLMTFFGEKRWQPDEHGHEPHPHESPKVMTIPMIVLAVGSVFGGAYFSIGDRFVHWLEPVTGHTHGHPPISALTVTISTVAVMVIGVGLAWLQYGRKPVPVVAPRGSLLTRAARRDLLQDDFNHVVLVRGGEHLTRSLVYVDHTLVDGVVNGTAASMGGLSGRLRRIQNGYARSYAVSMFGGAAILIAATLLMRAV, from the coding sequence GTGGAGAACCTGATTGCGCTGCTGATCGCGGCGCCCCTGCTCGGAGCGGCCGTCCTGCTGTGCGGCGGCCGGCGCCTGGACGCCGTCGGCCATCTCGTCGGCACCGTGTTCGCCGCCGCCTCGTTCGTCATCGGTGCCGTCCTCTTCGCCGACATGCTCGGCAAGGACGCCGAACACCGCGAGATGGGCCAGTACCTGTTCAGCTGGATCCCCGTCGAGGGCTTCCAGGCCGACGTCGCCTTCCAACTCGACCAGTTGTCGATGACGTTCGTCCTGCTGATCACCGGAGTCGGCTCGCTCATCCATGTGTACTCGATCGGGTACATGGAGCACGACGAGCGCCGGCGCCGCTTCTTCGGCTATCTGAACCTGTTCCTCGCGGCGATGCTGCTGCTCGTCCTCGCCGACAACTACCTGCTGCTGTACGTCGGCTGGGAGGGCGTCGGCCTCGCCTCGTACCTGCTGATCGGCTTCTGGCAGCACAAGCCCAGCGCCGCCACCGCCGCGAAGAAGGCCTTCCTGGTCAACCGCGTCGGTGACGTGGGCCTGTCCATCGCCATCATGCTGATGTTCACCACCTTCGGGACCTTCGCCTTCGGGCCGGTCCTCGGGGCGGTCGGCGAGACGAGCGAGGGCACGCTCACCGCGATCGCGCTGATGCTGCTGCTGGCCGCCTGCGGCAAGTCCGCCCAGGTGCCGCTGCAGTCCTGGCTCGGGGACGCGATGGAGGGCCCGACCCCGGTCTCGGCCCTCATCCACGCCGCGACCATGGTGACCGCGGGCGTCTACCTGATCGTCCGCTCGGCGAACATCTTCAACGCCGCCCCGGACGCGCAGCTCGTCACCACCGTCGTGGGCGCGGTCACGCTCCTCTTCGGTGCGATCGTCGGTTGCGCGAAGGACGACATCAAGAAGGCGCTGGCCGGCTCGACGATGTCGCAGATCGGCTACATGGTGCTCGCCGCGGGCCTCGGCCCCATCGGCTACGTCTTCGCGATCATGCACCTGGTGACGCACGGCTTCTTCAAGGCCGGGCTGTTCCTCGGCGCCGGCTCGGTCATGCACGGCATGAACGACGAGGTCGACATGCGCAAGTACGGCGGCCTCAGGAAGTACATGCCGGTCACCTTCGTGACGTTCGGCCTCGGCTATCTCGCCATCATCGGCTTCCCCGGTCTGTCCGGCTTCTTCTCCAAGGACATGATCATCGAGGCGGCCTTCGCCAAGGGAGGCACCCAGGGCTGGATCCTCGGCGGCGTGGCCCTGCTGGGCGCGGCCATCACCGCGTTCTACATGACGCGCGTGATGCTGATGACCTTCTTCGGCGAGAAGCGCTGGCAGCCCGACGAGCACGGCCACGAGCCGCACCCGCACGAGTCGCCCAAGGTCATGACGATCCCCATGATCGTCCTGGCGGTCGGATCGGTCTTCGGCGGTGCCTACTTCAGCATCGGCGACCGGTTCGTCCACTGGCTGGAGCCCGTCACCGGCCACACGCACGGCCACCCGCCGATCAGCGCCCTGACGGTGACGATCTCCACGGTCGCCGTGATGGTCATCGGCGTCGGCCTCGCCTGGCTCCAGTACGGGCGCAAGCCCGTCCCCGTCGTCGCCCCGCGCGGATCGCTCCTCACCCGGGCCGCCCGGCGCGACCTCCTCCAGGACGACTTCAACCACGTCGTCCTCGTCCGCGGCGGAGAGCACCTCACGCGCTCACTCGTCTACGTCGACCACACCCTGGTCGACGGCGTCGTCAACGGCACGGCGGCCTCGATGGGCGGCCTCTCCGGGCGGCTGCGCCGGATCCAGAACGGCTATGCCCGCTCGTACGCGGTCTCGATGTTCGGCGGCGCTGCGATCCTCATCGCCGCGACCCTGCTGATGAGGGCGGTCTGA
- the nuoK gene encoding NADH-quinone oxidoreductase subunit NuoK: protein MNPVNYLYLAALLFTIGATGVLIRRNAIVVFMCVELMLNACNLALVAFSRMHGNLDGQIIAFFTMVVAAAEVVVGLAIIVSLFRSRHSASVDDASLMKL, encoded by the coding sequence GTGAATCCCGTCAACTACCTGTATCTCGCTGCCCTGCTGTTCACGATCGGCGCCACCGGCGTCCTGATCAGGCGGAACGCGATCGTGGTGTTCATGTGCGTCGAGCTGATGCTCAACGCCTGCAACCTCGCCCTGGTCGCCTTCTCCCGGATGCACGGCAATCTCGACGGCCAGATCATCGCCTTCTTCACGATGGTCGTCGCCGCCGCGGAGGTCGTGGTCGGACTCGCGATCATCGTGTCGCTGTTCCGGTCCCGCCACTCGGCCTCGGTCGACGACGCCAGCCTGATGAAGCTGTAA
- a CDS encoding NADH-quinone oxidoreductase subunit G — translation MTVTTSAPSGGGEAAVPPEDLVSLTIDGAEISVPKGTLVIRAAEQLGVEIPRFCDHPLLDPVGACRQCIVEVEGQRKPMASCTITCTDGMVVKTHLTSPVAEKAQKGVMELLLINHPLDCPVCDKGGECPLQNQAVSHGHTDSRFEGRKRTYEKPVPISTQVLLDRERCVLCARCTRFSNQVAGDPMIELVERGALQQVGTGEGDPFESYFSGNTIQICPVGALTSAAYRFRSRPFDLVSTPSVCEHCSGGCATRTDHRRGKVMRRLAANDTDVNEEWICDKGRFAFRYAQRPDRLTTPLVRNADGVLEPASWPEALEAAARGLLAARGRAGVLTGGRLTVEDAYAYSKFARVALDTNDIDFRARVHSGEEADFLAARVAGRGRDLDGTGVTYAFLEKAPAVLLVGFEAEEEAPGVFLRLRKAWRKHKQQVFSLATHATRGLGKAGGTLLPAAPGTETEWLDALASGFGLDDDGTRAGEALRAEGAVIVVGERLAAVAGGLTAAVRAASLTGAKLVWIPRRAGERAAVEAGALPSALPGGRPATDPRAREEVAAAWGVAELPARYGRDTGQIVEAAATGELGALVVAGVELADLPDPARAREALSAVGFLVSLELRPSEVTERADVVLPVAAVAEKAGTFVNWEGRVRMFEAALKPDQMTRQVAPTDGRVLQMLADAMDVHLGLPDLRTTRAELDRLGAWDGARAHEPVEVAAGLPRPAAGEAVLAGHRLLLDQGRLQDGDDALAGTRHAAHARVSAATAAEAGVKNGDVLAVSGPAGVVELPLRITEMPDRVVWLPLNSTGSGVASDTGALPGALVRIGPATLPAETPEEVEA, via the coding sequence ATGACCGTGACCACCAGCGCTCCCTCCGGGGGCGGGGAGGCGGCGGTCCCGCCGGAAGATCTCGTCTCGCTGACGATCGACGGCGCCGAGATCAGCGTGCCCAAGGGCACCCTGGTCATCCGGGCCGCCGAACAACTCGGCGTCGAGATCCCCCGCTTCTGCGACCACCCCCTCCTGGACCCGGTGGGCGCCTGCCGTCAGTGCATCGTCGAGGTCGAGGGCCAGCGCAAGCCCATGGCGTCCTGCACGATCACCTGCACGGACGGCATGGTCGTCAAGACCCACCTCACCTCCCCGGTCGCGGAGAAGGCCCAGAAGGGGGTGATGGAACTCCTGCTCATCAACCACCCCCTGGACTGCCCCGTCTGCGACAAGGGCGGCGAATGCCCCCTGCAGAACCAGGCCGTGTCCCACGGCCACACCGACTCCCGCTTCGAGGGCCGCAAACGCACCTACGAGAAGCCGGTGCCGATCTCCACCCAGGTGCTCCTCGACCGCGAGCGGTGCGTGCTGTGCGCCCGCTGCACCCGGTTCTCCAACCAGGTCGCCGGCGACCCGATGATCGAACTGGTCGAGCGGGGCGCGCTCCAGCAGGTCGGCACCGGAGAGGGCGACCCCTTCGAGTCGTACTTCTCCGGGAACACCATCCAGATCTGCCCCGTCGGCGCGCTGACCTCGGCGGCGTACCGATTCCGCTCCCGCCCCTTCGACCTCGTCTCCACGCCGTCCGTGTGCGAGCACTGCTCCGGCGGCTGCGCGACCCGCACCGACCACCGGCGCGGCAAGGTCATGCGGCGCCTCGCGGCCAACGACACGGACGTCAACGAGGAGTGGATCTGCGACAAGGGGCGGTTCGCGTTCCGGTACGCGCAGCGCCCGGACCGGCTGACCACCCCCCTCGTCCGCAACGCCGACGGCGTCCTGGAGCCCGCGTCCTGGCCGGAGGCCCTGGAGGCCGCCGCCCGCGGGCTGCTCGCCGCGCGCGGCCGGGCCGGTGTCCTCACCGGCGGTCGGCTCACCGTCGAGGACGCCTACGCGTACAGCAAGTTCGCGCGCGTGGCCCTCGACACCAACGACATCGACTTCCGCGCGCGCGTGCACAGCGGCGAGGAGGCCGACTTCCTGGCCGCCCGGGTCGCCGGCCGCGGCCGTGACCTCGACGGTACGGGCGTCACGTACGCCTTCCTGGAGAAGGCGCCCGCGGTCCTGCTGGTCGGGTTCGAGGCCGAGGAGGAGGCGCCCGGCGTCTTCCTGCGGCTGCGCAAGGCCTGGCGCAAGCACAAGCAGCAGGTGTTCTCGCTGGCCACGCACGCCACCCGGGGCCTGGGGAAGGCCGGCGGCACGCTGCTGCCGGCCGCGCCCGGCACCGAGACCGAGTGGCTGGACGCCCTCGCCAGCGGCTTCGGCCTCGACGACGACGGCACCCGGGCCGGTGAGGCGCTGCGCGCCGAGGGCGCGGTGATCGTCGTCGGAGAGCGCCTCGCGGCCGTCGCGGGCGGGCTCACCGCAGCCGTCCGGGCCGCGTCCCTGACCGGTGCGAAGCTGGTGTGGATTCCGCGCCGGGCCGGGGAACGCGCCGCCGTCGAGGCGGGCGCCCTGCCGTCGGCGCTGCCGGGCGGACGTCCGGCCACCGACCCGCGCGCGCGGGAGGAGGTCGCCGCCGCCTGGGGCGTCGCCGAACTCCCCGCGCGCTACGGCCGGGACACCGGGCAGATCGTCGAGGCCGCCGCCACCGGAGAGCTCGGGGCCCTGGTGGTGGCGGGTGTGGAACTCGCCGATCTGCCCGACCCGGCACGCGCGCGTGAGGCGCTGTCCGCGGTGGGCTTCCTGGTCTCGCTGGAGCTGCGGCCCAGTGAGGTCACCGAACGCGCGGACGTCGTCCTTCCGGTCGCCGCCGTCGCCGAGAAGGCGGGCACCTTCGTCAACTGGGAAGGCCGCGTGCGGATGTTCGAGGCCGCGCTGAAGCCCGACCAGATGACCCGCCAGGTGGCCCCCACCGACGGACGGGTCCTGCAGATGCTGGCCGACGCCATGGACGTCCACCTGGGGCTGCCCGATCTGCGCACCACGCGCGCGGAGCTGGACCGCCTCGGCGCCTGGGACGGGGCGCGGGCCCACGAGCCCGTGGAGGTCGCGGCCGGGCTGCCGCGCCCGGCCGCCGGAGAGGCCGTACTGGCCGGGCACCGGCTGCTGCTCGACCAGGGCCGCCTCCAGGACGGCGACGACGCGCTCGCCGGGACCCGGCACGCCGCCCACGCGCGCGTGTCCGCCGCCACGGCCGCCGAGGCCGGCGTCAAGAACGGGGACGTCCTCGCGGTCAGCGGCCCCGCCGGGGTCGTCGAACTGCCGCTGCGGATCACCGAGATGCCCGACCGCGTGGTCTGGCTGCCGCTGAACTCCACCGGCTCGGGCGTCGCCTCCGACACCGGGGCGCTGCCCGGCGCGCTCGTCCGTATCGGCCCCGCGACCCTCCCCGCCGAGACCCCCGAGGAGGTGGAGGCATGA